The Streptomyces sp. BA2 genome includes the window ACTGCGAACCCGGCTTCTTGCGGCGTGACTTCACGCTTCAAGCGACGGGACAGTGCCTGGCACAAGACTATGGGTGCGACTCCAGTCGCCTTAGTGCCCCCTACCCACATGCTCACGTGGGATGGCCCGATCTTGGAGTTTTCTCGCACATCGTCGCCGAGCGTCTCAGCAGCCACACGGTTGTATGCGCTCGCGGCTTGCACCCGTGACCAGCGAGCTTCTTCAAGTAGCGCGGTCAGTCGTTCGTTCTTCTCGCGCGCCATAGTGCGCCCCCGCCAACGGAAATGATCTTTGATCAGTTTGATCGACCTGTCACCCAGCGCAGCCGCGTGAGGTCATTCATACCAACGTAGTACCCAACTCCCCCTGCATGTCAGGGAAGTGGCACGAAGCAACTCATCAGAGAACGACGTAACTGATCTTTGATCGCTTTGACTGGGCCGAAGCCTCCGGCCCCATGTCGGCAGCGGAGTTTTGGCGGTTCGCTCTTTTAGCCAGCCACACCACGAGCGGGAGCGCCCCACATGAACTCCTTCACTGGCGACACCGTCAAGAGCCTTGGCGCTGCGCCCGGCATGCAGTCGAACCATGCAACCACCACGCTGCACGCTGCTGCGCACCCCTTCGTGACCGATACCCCGATGTGGCAGCGGTCCAAGTCCCTTGGACTGAGCGCGGCCAGCGGCTGGAGCACAAACGACCTCGCGGTAATGGCGGCCGGGAATGCACGGCTGCATACCCGCACGCTCCTCGCCATGGTGCGTTGGCCCGGAGAAATTAAGATGGCTGCGCGTGTGGCCGCTGTACTCGTCGACAACGCTGTCCGCCACGGCCGCACCGTTCCGGCCAGGACGAGTCTCGCCTTGATCGGCACGGGGCAACTCCTGATCGAGGTGGCGGACGGCAATCCGACTTTTCCGGGGTACTGCGAGGTCCTGAAGCGGCCGACCGAGCCCGAACGTCGCAGGCCCGGTCTGTGGCAGGTCCAGTACTTCGGCGCGAAGCTCACGTACGCGGTGCACGAGGACGGGGCGGGCAAGACGGTGCAGGCCGCGTTCCCGCCAGTGCCGACCACTGCGAGAGGTCGGTGAGCACCACCATGGCCAACCCGCAATCCACTGCGGCCGGTGCATGCGGTGCATCCGTGGTGAATGCCGCCATAGCCGACCCGAAGCCCGCCCAGCGCGACGGACAGTGGAACCCGCCTCTCCGCAGTGACCAGTTGCGGTTAGTTCGGGATCGACTCGTTGCCTGGACACCTCTCAACCTGGAAGTGATCTTCGACGACCTCGACGCAGCGATTGGTAGCCAGCCACCGACCGCGGCCACTATCGCGGCGCTGCTCGAGCGGCTTCGCGGCCACCTGAAGCGGCTCTGTGACATCGCTGTCGCTGACCCGAAGTTGAGTGGGCTTATCGAGCGAGGGCGCCTCGTCTGGGATGAACGTCTGCCGGCCGACTATCAGGACGCTGTCGGCCTCGCCCGGCGCTTGGCCTTCATGCTCGAAAGGCTGATCGAGGACTGCGCCATCGAGGGAGCCGACGATGCATGACCCTTCGATCGGCCAGCATCCACCTGTGAGAGTCGTCGTGATACAGGCCCCGCGAAAGGCGTACGACTTCGAGTACTACGAGCAGCGGCTCGCCGACACGTGGCTCCTGGAGAAGAGCCTGGCCTTGCGCACGCTGCGCATGCCCTTCCTGGCGGTACCGGTCGGCGGCACGCGCCGCGGCGGCTACTACCCCGTGTCCTGCTTCTGCATCGCGCTCCGGGTCCGTGACGTCCTCCTGGGCCGGCACGGATTTCCTGATCCGCGCGTGAACTGGTCGACCGACCCGAATGCTCACGGCGTCGTCGAGTGGGGAGAAAGACACCCTTGGCTCAGTGATGAGGACGTACTCGGGCGGTTCTACGGCTACAGCGATGCCGCCATCGCTCGCGACAAGACCCGCCGCGCAGACACTGCGCCCGCCCCCCAGACGCCCTGCTCGGTGTTCTACCCATTCCGCTCCCCCGCGGCTCAGTAAGACACCGAGCAGGGCTCCAGCCTCCACACGTCTGAGAGGAAACGCAACGCACATGTGCCAGCACAAGCCCCCCTGCCCCACGGCCACCCAGCCGGATCGCGACGCCGCCCGGCCGGTGACGCGATACGACGTCGTGGGTTGTACGCGGTTGTGCAACGGCGTCCTGCTCTTCGACGACACTGGCGAGCTGCTGCCGGATGGCTCGATAGTCGCTCCGCACCGCCCTCTCGGCCTGACGGGAGCAGCCTCATGCCCACCATGAAGAACAACAGCCGCTTGGTTCCCTACATCACCGCTCGCGAAGGGGAAGAGGCTGACTCCTTCCTCGCCCTGCGCGCCTCCTTCGACAGCGAGGGCCACTCGCGCCTTGCCTACTGGGATGAAACGCGCCAGGACCGCGACGTGCGCGGCACCCTCTGGGCTCGGGTTTCGCAGTCGATCGGAGCTGACCGGCTGCCGACCGGCGAGCCGAAGTGGCATCTGGTCCACCCGGCCCGGCAGCGCGAAACCATGCTCCTACTCAAGTGCCAGGTGTGCGTCACCAATGCCAGGACCCCCGACGGGATCCTGTTCCTGGAAAGCAAGAAGGACGGCATTCCCGCGGCGAGCACCCCGATCCGGACCGCTCAGCCCCCGCTCTGCCGACGGCACGCACGCATCGCCGCGAAGCGGTTCCCCTACCTCGCAGAGCACGGTCACGTCGCGCTGCTGGCACAGAGCGCACCCCTGTACGGCGTCATCGGCACTCCGCACATGTACTCGCCATCCGGCATCCGGGTCCTGGCAGGCGACAACGTCCCCGTTCCCTACGGACACCCCGACCTGCGGTGGTTCCTGGCGTCCCAACTCGTGCGCACCCTGCGGGCGTTCAGAGTCGTGTACCTGAACGACTTCGTTCCGGCCGCCTAGCCGGACACCCCCAAGATGGCCGCTCGGTGAGCCGGATGCTCCGGCCCTGCTCATCGAGCGGCATACACCCCCGGCGCCGGGTTTCGCATCCCCCGACGGCCCGGCGCCGGGCCTTCTTCCTATCCGACTTCCGAAGGGGCACCTTGTGGACGCCGTACTCCCCGCCTTCGTCGACCGGCTGCTCGACCAAGGGCGAGACCCGGGCGAGATTCCGGAAATTCCAGTGGCCGACGCCACCGGCTGGCTCACTCCCCTGGCCGCCAGGCTCCTGAGCCTGATGGAGCACGGCATGCCCTGCGCACCCTCACGCGCCTTCCTCGCGCACGGCTTCGCCTACCTGCCGCTCCCGGCCCACGACGGCCGCGGCCTCTATCTCCGCCTGGCCCACGGCTCCGTGATGACGGCGTGGCCGATTGCTTCCACCTCCGTCGTCCTGACGCTCATGGGCACCCTCGATCTGGAGATGTACCAGAAACCCGAGGACGTCCAGGCGTGCAATCCCCAGTACGTGCGCAGCTTCGGCCCCGAGCAGGTGTTCGCAGCGCATGCGGGCACCCTGTGCGGGGTGAAGAGCAGCCCCAGCGGCGCGCAGGTTCTCGCCGTCAGGCAGTACGAAGCGGGGCCGGCCGGGCCGTTGAGCCTCTCCGAGCACGCTGATGTGGCTCAACGAGCGCTCCGGACCCTCGAACGCGTCCTGGACGCCGGGACAGGAGCTGCTCTGTGAACTGGCTGGACGATGTTCCTTCGCTGGACATCCCGAACCTCCGTGACGTGCAGCAGATCAGCCGCGACGTCCTGAACCGCCTTGCCGAGGACCGCAAGCTCCTGACCCGGCTGGTCGATCAGATCCCGGACGACGCTGACCGGCTGGCGAACAGCCGCATCACCCTGCTCCTGAACCGGCTCTCCCTCTACCAGGCACCCGACTGCGGCTTCGAGATCCGCATGAACATGAACCCCCGTCGGACAACCAGCGTGTCCCGCACGACCACTGCTACGACTTCGCCACGCGCATCCTCACCGGCGGCTACGTGCACGTCGTACGCCGCCGCACCGACGGGTGCGACGGACCGTTCAGCAGGGGCGACCTGGAGCCGGGCATCGTGACCATCGAACGCCCCGGCAGCTCCTACACCCTGGGTCACCCGATGGTGCACCAAGCCGTGATGGAGCCGGAGACCGTGACGCTGTTCGTCCGCGGCCCCCGCCGCAAAAGCATTTCGAACGCTGTCGCCGAGTTGATGCCCTCGCATGACACGTGGCCGACCCCGTCTGAGCCGGGCAGACAGGCCGCCGAATCCCGGCCCGCGACGGTGGGTGAGTACCGGCTGATGCGCACCTACCTCTTCCTGCGCGGGCTCATCAACTGATCCCGGCCGCTTTCCCGTGGCCGCGCGCGCCGCACCCCCGTGACGCGAGAGGCTACGGCGCACCAACCGCACCACACGAGGAGCACCCCATGACCGGCGTCCTGACGACCGATCACCCCGCCTGGATCGAGACCGAAGCCGGAGGACGCGCACGCGCCGTACGCACCGCCTCCGGGGTCTGGGTCCTCTCGTGGGACCGCGACGGCCTGCACATGACCTGCGTCCACGGAACCGAGGACGTCAAACCGACCATCGTCACTACCGACCCCGTCCGGCTGCCCGGCACCGTCCCCGCCGCACTCAAGTCCGGTCTCGATGGCCTCGGTCCGACGCAGCGGCTGGCCAACCCGTGGCTGTGGGACGCGATCACCACCGCCGTCCTGCGGCAGGTCGTACGCGCCGGGCAGGCCCGCAAGCTGTACCGGGCGTGGTGCAAGACCTACGGCACCACCATCGACACCCCGCACGGTGAACTGGCCGTCGCCCCCGACGCGGAGCAGGTCCTGGCGCTCGATGAGAAGCAGTTCGCCGACGCGGGCGCCAAGTTCCACCGCCCCATCCTCCAGGCGGCTGCGACCCATTACGAGCGGCACTTCTTGCACTGGCAGCGGATGGAAGCCAGTGACCTGGTGGCCGCGCTGACCAGCGTCCCCCGGATCGGCCCGTGGACCGCAGCCGCCGCGGCGGCCGACTACGCCGGCGACTT containing:
- a CDS encoding ATP-binding protein — encoded protein: MNSFTGDTVKSLGAAPGMQSNHATTTLHAAAHPFVTDTPMWQRSKSLGLSAASGWSTNDLAVMAAGNARLHTRTLLAMVRWPGEIKMAARVAAVLVDNAVRHGRTVPARTSLALIGTGQLLIEVADGNPTFPGYCEVLKRPTEPERRRPGLWQVQYFGAKLTYAVHEDGAGKTVQAAFPPVPTTARGR
- a CDS encoding DUF6415 family natural product biosynthesis protein, which codes for MSTTMANPQSTAAGACGASVVNAAIADPKPAQRDGQWNPPLRSDQLRLVRDRLVAWTPLNLEVIFDDLDAAIGSQPPTAATIAALLERLRGHLKRLCDIAVADPKLSGLIERGRLVWDERLPADYQDAVGLARRLAFMLERLIEDCAIEGADDA
- a CDS encoding DUF6302 family protein; the encoded protein is MRVVVIQAPRKAYDFEYYEQRLADTWLLEKSLALRTLRMPFLAVPVGGTRRGGYYPVSCFCIALRVRDVLLGRHGFPDPRVNWSTDPNAHGVVEWGERHPWLSDEDVLGRFYGYSDAAIARDKTRRADTAPAPQTPCSVFYPFRSPAAQ
- a CDS encoding DUF5999 family protein, translating into MCQHKPPCPTATQPDRDAARPVTRYDVVGCTRLCNGVLLFDDTGELLPDGSIVAPHRPLGLTGAASCPP